A portion of the Flavobacterium limnophilum genome contains these proteins:
- a CDS encoding SDR family oxidoreductase encodes MKEATKNTILVTGGAGFIGSNLCDYFLSQGHQVVCLDNFATGHRHNLKDFINHPHFSLIEGDIRNLSDCRHAVQGVDYVLHQAALGSVPRSIQDPISTNEVNVSGFLNMLTASRDAGIKRFVYAASSSTYGDSQGLPKVEEVIGKPLSPYAITKYVNELYAAIFSRTYGLETIGLRYFNVFGRKQDPQGAYAAVIPKLVMQLMQLESPLINGDGNYSRDFTYIDNVIQMNELAMTTQNPEAVNTVFNTAYGDRHTLNDLVGYLKEFLSAHNPKIADVAIAYGPNRAGDIPHSLASIEKAKNLLGYDPQFSLQEGLKEAVDWYWEHLK; translated from the coding sequence ATGAAGGAAGCAACAAAAAACACAATTCTTGTAACGGGAGGGGCAGGATTTATAGGATCCAATCTTTGCGACTATTTTTTGTCCCAAGGGCATCAAGTGGTTTGTCTGGATAATTTTGCCACCGGACACCGCCATAATTTGAAGGACTTTATAAACCATCCCCATTTCAGTTTGATTGAGGGAGATATTCGAAACTTGTCGGATTGCCGGCATGCAGTCCAAGGCGTGGATTATGTTTTGCACCAGGCTGCCTTGGGTTCGGTGCCCCGATCCATCCAGGATCCCATTAGCACGAACGAGGTGAATGTCTCGGGATTTTTGAACATGCTGACCGCTTCTCGTGATGCCGGGATCAAACGCTTTGTTTATGCGGCAAGTTCTTCGACTTACGGTGATTCGCAAGGCTTGCCCAAAGTGGAAGAGGTGATCGGGAAACCGCTTTCGCCTTATGCCATCACCAAATACGTGAACGAATTGTATGCCGCTATTTTTAGTCGAACTTACGGATTGGAAACCATTGGTTTGCGTTATTTCAATGTTTTTGGACGCAAACAAGATCCCCAAGGCGCCTATGCCGCCGTCATTCCCAAATTAGTAATGCAGTTGATGCAACTCGAAAGCCCATTAATCAACGGGGACGGCAATTATTCCCGTGATTTTACCTATATCGACAACGTGATTCAAATGAATGAACTGGCGATGACCACCCAAAATCCGGAGGCAGTCAACACGGTTTTCAACACGGCTTATGGCGACCGCCATACGCTGAACGACTTGGTGGGGTATTTGAAGGAATTCTTGTCGGCACACAATCCAAAAATAGCGGATGTGGCCATTGCATATGGTCCCAACCGGGCAGGCGACATTCCCCATTCTTTGGCGAGTATAGAGAAAGCGAAAAATTTGTTGGGTTATGATCCGCAATTTTCTTTGCAGGAAGGGTTGAAGGAAGCGGTGGATTGGTATTGGGAGCATTTGAAATAA
- a CDS encoding UDP-glucose 6-dehydrogenase translates to MKITKICCIGAGYVGGPTMAIIAQKCPHIQVTVVDLNADRIAAWNDADVRNIPIYEPGLSEVVAEARGRNLFFSTEVDKAIDEAQIIFISVNTPTKTYGKGKGMAADLKYIELCARQIAKIAKDNKIVVEKSTLPVRTAEAIKSILDNTGNGVQFQILSNPEFLAEGTAVDDLLQPDRILIGGDETAEGQKAIQALVAVYSNWVAPEKILTTNVWSSELSKLTANAFLAQRISSINALSELCEKTGANINEVAKAIGMDSRIGPKFLKASVGFGGSCFQKDILNLVYIAKSYGLNEVADYWEQVIIMNDHQKKRFANKIVQTLYNTVADKKITFLGWAFKKDTNDTRESAAIYVANDLINEQAKIAVYDPKVSHKKMVSDLDYLETRSLEKNLEGVVSFDDPYEACQNAHAIAVLTEWDEFTHYDWQKIYDGMQKPAFVFDGRNILNGEELQEIGFVYHGIGA, encoded by the coding sequence ATGAAAATTACAAAAATTTGTTGCATCGGTGCAGGATATGTTGGAGGGCCCACCATGGCCATTATTGCACAGAAATGTCCCCATATTCAAGTCACGGTGGTCGATTTGAATGCAGATCGAATTGCGGCCTGGAATGATGCCGACGTTAGAAACATCCCGATTTATGAGCCGGGTTTGAGCGAAGTGGTAGCCGAAGCCAGGGGAAGAAACCTTTTTTTCTCGACCGAGGTAGATAAAGCCATAGACGAAGCCCAGATTATTTTTATATCGGTGAATACGCCTACCAAAACCTATGGTAAAGGAAAGGGAATGGCCGCCGATTTGAAATACATTGAATTGTGCGCCAGACAAATTGCCAAAATCGCCAAAGACAACAAGATCGTGGTCGAGAAATCGACTTTGCCGGTGCGTACTGCCGAGGCCATCAAAAGTATTTTGGACAATACCGGAAATGGCGTCCAGTTTCAAATCCTTTCCAATCCAGAGTTTTTGGCCGAGGGAACCGCCGTGGACGACTTGTTGCAGCCCGACCGTATTTTGATTGGCGGCGACGAAACGGCCGAAGGTCAAAAAGCCATCCAGGCACTTGTGGCTGTTTATTCGAATTGGGTAGCCCCGGAAAAAATATTGACCACCAATGTATGGTCGTCGGAATTGTCGAAATTGACTGCCAATGCTTTTTTGGCACAAAGAATATCTTCGATCAATGCCTTGTCGGAGCTTTGCGAAAAAACGGGAGCCAACATCAACGAAGTGGCCAAAGCCATAGGAATGGACAGCCGGATAGGGCCAAAATTCCTCAAAGCTTCGGTTGGTTTTGGAGGATCCTGTTTTCAAAAAGACATCCTGAACCTGGTTTACATCGCCAAATCGTATGGATTGAACGAGGTGGCCGATTATTGGGAACAGGTCATCATCATGAACGACCACCAGAAAAAACGGTTTGCCAACAAAATTGTGCAAACCCTTTACAACACCGTTGCCGACAAGAAAATTACCTTTTTGGGTTGGGCTTTCAAGAAAGACACCAACGATACCCGCGAATCGGCGGCTATTTACGTGGCCAATGATTTGATCAACGAACAAGCCAAGATTGCCGTGTATGATCCCAAAGTGTCCCATAAAAAAATGGTGTCCGATTTGGATTATCTGGAAACCCGATCTTTGGAAAAGAATCTGGAAGGCGTGGTTTCGTTTGACGATCCTTATGAAGCCTGCCAAAATGCCCACGCCATAGCGGTATTGACCGAGTGGGATGAATTTACGCATTATGATTGGCAGAAAATATACGATGGCATGCAAAAACCGGCTTTTGTTTTTGACGGAAGAAATATATTGAATGGCGAGGAATTACAGGAGATAGGGTTTGTTTATCATGGGATTGGAGCGTAA
- a CDS encoding nucleotide sugar dehydrogenase yields the protein MSKDIKIAVIGLGYVGLPLARLFATHYSVTGFDINQSRVDALKLGNDSTLEIDASTLHGVLLENQTNAVGLYCTSTLSEIADCNYYIVTVPTPVDKNNRPDLTPLYKSSETVGKVLKKGDIVIYESTVYPGVTEEECVPVLERISGLKFNVDFFAGYSPERINPGDKEHTVDKILKVTSGSTPEIGVKVNQLYQSVITAGTYLAPSIKVAEAAKVIENSQRDINIAFVNELAKIFNILEIDTHAVLEAAGTKWNFLPFKPGLVGGHCIGVDPYYLAQKAQENGYHPEIILAGRRLNDSMGDYVASQVVKLMIKKGITINGATLLMLGITFKENCPDVRNTKIVDVISALEDYGITVNLYDPWANPVEVLHEYGINASKDCPSTAYDAIVLGVAHQEFLELDFNSIRNENSIVYDVKGVLGDLADGRL from the coding sequence TTGAGTAAAGACATAAAAATTGCCGTTATAGGTTTGGGATACGTTGGTTTGCCTTTGGCGCGCTTGTTTGCCACCCACTATTCCGTGACCGGATTTGACATCAATCAATCCCGAGTCGATGCCTTGAAGTTGGGCAACGACAGCACACTCGAGATTGATGCTTCGACTTTGCATGGCGTATTGTTGGAAAACCAAACGAATGCCGTAGGTTTGTACTGCACTTCCACTCTTTCAGAAATTGCGGATTGCAATTATTATATAGTTACTGTTCCCACACCGGTGGACAAGAACAACCGTCCTGATTTGACCCCTTTGTACAAATCCAGCGAAACTGTTGGAAAGGTATTGAAAAAAGGTGACATCGTCATTTATGAATCCACCGTTTATCCCGGGGTGACCGAGGAGGAATGCGTGCCGGTTTTGGAACGAATTTCGGGTTTAAAGTTCAACGTCGATTTTTTTGCGGGTTATTCCCCTGAAAGAATCAATCCCGGTGACAAGGAACATACCGTGGACAAGATTTTGAAGGTTACTTCCGGTTCCACTCCCGAAATTGGAGTCAAAGTAAACCAACTGTACCAATCGGTGATCACGGCAGGGACTTATCTTGCCCCTTCGATAAAAGTGGCCGAAGCCGCCAAAGTAATCGAGAATTCCCAAAGAGACATCAATATTGCCTTTGTCAACGAATTGGCCAAGATATTCAACATCCTGGAAATTGATACCCATGCCGTTTTGGAAGCTGCCGGCACGAAATGGAATTTCCTTCCCTTCAAACCGGGTTTGGTTGGAGGCCATTGCATAGGCGTGGATCCGTATTATTTGGCCCAGAAAGCACAAGAAAATGGATATCATCCCGAAATAATATTGGCAGGACGCCGTTTGAACGACAGTATGGGCGATTACGTGGCTTCGCAAGTGGTCAAATTAATGATTAAAAAGGGGATTACCATCAATGGAGCGACGCTTTTAATGTTGGGCATTACGTTCAAGGAAAACTGTCCCGATGTTCGTAATACCAAAATTGTTGACGTGATTAGCGCCTTGGAAGATTACGGTATTACCGTAAATCTTTATGATCCTTGGGCCAATCCGGTCGAGGTCTTGCATGAATATGGTATAAACGCCAGCAAAGACTGTCCATCCACTGCTTATGATGCCATAGTTTTGGGAGTGGCCCACCAGGAATTCCTGGAGTTGGATTTCAATTCCATAAGAAATGAAAACAGCATTGTTTATGACGTGAAAGGGGTTTTGGGGGATTTGGCGGATGGAAGGCTTTAG
- the rfbB gene encoding dTDP-glucose 4,6-dehydratase yields the protein MKKILITGGAGFIGSHVVRRFVQKYPECQIFNLDALTYAGNLENITDIEKEPNYTFVKGDITDERFIHDLFEEQQFDGVIHLAAESHVDRSIEDPMAFVKTNVIGTVNLLNAARKQWANAAEGKRFYHVSTDEVYGSLGAEGLFTETTPYDPNSPYSASKASSDHFVRAYGETYGLPYVLTNCSNNYGPNHFPEKLIPLFINNIINNKPLPVYGDGNYTRDWLFVKDHAVAIDLVFHQGQNHETYNIGGFNEWKNIDLVKVLCQIMDTKLGREAGESAKLITYVKDRPGHDLRYAIDANKINQELGWKPSVTFEQGLEITIDWYLSNQEWLNNVTSGAYEKYYEKMYS from the coding sequence ATGAAAAAAATATTGATCACGGGAGGAGCGGGGTTTATTGGGTCGCATGTCGTTAGACGTTTTGTGCAAAAATATCCGGAATGCCAGATTTTTAATTTGGATGCGCTTACTTATGCGGGAAATTTGGAGAATATTACCGATATCGAAAAGGAACCCAACTATACTTTCGTGAAAGGGGACATTACCGATGAACGGTTTATCCATGATTTGTTTGAAGAGCAACAATTTGACGGGGTAATCCATTTGGCTGCCGAATCGCACGTGGATCGTTCCATCGAAGATCCGATGGCTTTCGTGAAAACGAACGTGATCGGGACGGTGAATTTGCTCAATGCAGCCCGAAAACAATGGGCAAATGCTGCCGAAGGCAAACGTTTTTATCACGTAAGCACCGACGAGGTGTATGGTTCGTTGGGTGCCGAAGGCTTGTTTACCGAAACCACGCCTTATGATCCGAATTCGCCCTATTCGGCTTCCAAAGCGAGTTCCGACCACTTTGTGAGGGCTTATGGCGAAACCTACGGATTGCCTTATGTGCTGACCAATTGTTCCAACAACTATGGGCCGAACCATTTTCCGGAAAAATTAATCCCGTTGTTTATCAACAACATCATCAACAACAAGCCGTTGCCTGTTTACGGGGATGGAAATTATACCCGCGATTGGCTGTTCGTGAAAGATCATGCCGTGGCCATTGATTTGGTTTTTCACCAAGGCCAGAATCACGAAACCTACAACATCGGTGGATTCAACGAATGGAAAAACATCGATTTGGTCAAGGTTTTGTGCCAAATCATGGACACAAAATTGGGCAGGGAAGCTGGGGAATCGGCAAAACTAATCACTTACGTGAAAGACCGACCGGGACACGATTTGCGCTATGCCATCGATGCCAACAAAATCAACCAAGAATTGGGATGGAAACCTTCCGTGACTTTCGAACAAGGTCTGGAAATTACCATCGATTGGTATTTGAGCAATCAAGAATGGTTGAACAACGTGACTTCGGGAGCGTATGAGAAGTATTACGAGAAGATGTATTCGTAG